A stretch of DNA from Leptolyngbya subtilissima AS-A7:
ATAAAGTTGGCTAACGGTAAGGGCGATCGCGCCTAGCAACTGCCATTTATCCAGACCGTGCGGGTGGACAACCTAGCCTTTGCTATCGCACAGTTCAGCAGGGTGCATGTTTGAGCAAGTGCCATAAACACAAAAGTCCCGGAATCACATGGATTCCGGGACTTCGATTTAATAGGGAAGGTAAACCCTCGCGGCGTACTAGTCGCGGTTGATGGCGATCAGCAGACGCAGAATGAAGACAAACAGGTTGATGTAGGTGAGGTACATCGACAGCGCGGCCGACAGGTACTGCTCATCTTTGTAGGTGCGGGGCAGAATGAAGAAATCGACAACCGAAGCACCGCAGAACACCAGCACACCAAAGGCAGAGATGGCGATGTCGAGAAACTGGGGAATGGGGCCGCCAAACATGGCGAAGATGAACTGACCCACCACTGCAATGAGGACGGCGACTACACCAATGCCAATGGTGCGGGTCAGAGCAAAACCATCTTCTTCGGAGAGGTTAGACCCAATTTGGCGAGCCGCAATGAAGACAACGCCGCAGGACAGCGCCGCAAACCCAATGCCAGTGACACCAACTCCAGACGTACCCAGGGCAACGGCCAGCAGGCCGCTGAGGGTGTAGCCCGTAAGCAAACTATAGGTGGCGAGCAGGGGTAGGGCAGTGCTGTTGTTGCCCTTAGAGGCGACATTCATCGCCACAAAGAAAAGCACGAGTTGGGCAACGAACGCTACCCAAAAGGTGGGCATAAAGATGGCCGGGTTGGTGGCCATCACGCTCAGGCCACCAAAGGAGCCTAAAGCGGTTAGAATCAGCCCGCCGCCCACATAGGGCAGGGCATTCTTAATCACGTTGGGGCCAATCAGGGTTTGCCCTTTGGCTTTACTAATCGCTTCACGAAAATTGCTGGTGTTACTCAAAGCCCTATCCTCTACGACGAAATAGATTTGGCAAAATAGATTTAGGTGCCCGGTTAGGGCGATGGCCCCCTGGGCCGGTCTTTGACCATCGCACAAGCTGAATCAGACTTCAGAGCTAGCTTAGCCGCTAAGTTTGGGCAAACCGGTTTTCCTTATCTAAATCTTAGTCAACTTTACTGAATTGGGTGAGCAGCCCTGGGGTGTGGATATCTACCCGTCAATTGACCGCCGGTTAGCTAAGAGTCACAGACTTCTCTAGATTAAGAACAGGGGCGACTACCATCGGACTGGAGGCTGCGAGTCAAGGAGTAGTGGGATGGTGGTTGAGGCGGATGAAAGTAAGTCTCTTAAAGGACTGGGGTCAAAGACCGCTCCGAGGAAATCAACCCAGCACTGGTGGCGGCTTCTTTGGGGGGTAGCGGCGGCGATCGCCCTACCCTGCGCGCCGCTCGCCCAGGCCCAAGAGGGCACTACCGCTGAGTCAGACCGCATTATTCGCTCGAACCGACGAGTGATCATTCGGCAGTCGCCAAACATTTTTCGCCCATCGATCATTATTCTGCCCTACCCCCGCCCTGAGCCAGAGAGCGAGCAGGTCAGGATCGAGTTTGATGCCCGCGGTGACGACTGGGGCGCAGTTTACTTAAACAACCGTCTGGTCTATCGCCCCCACAATTTTGATCGCCAAGAAACCCTCTACCTGCCCCCTGGCGGCTATCGCCTTGAGATCACTGGCGTGGTGCGGTCTGAGGTTTGGGCCAGCGGCTACCTCGACCTGGGTCGCGACAGCTCGCGGCTGGTGGTGATTCGCTTCTCTAAGACTGAGGGCATTACGGTGTCAGGCAGCCCCTACGTGTGGATTCCGGACTAAAGCAGTGGCAGGTTTAGGGATGGGTGGGGAGAGAGGAAGTTTTGAGTGCTTAGTTTTGAGTTTTGAGTTCTGTTTGTATACCAGAAACTCAAAACTCAACCTTCACTATTCAAAACTCTCACCCACCCATCTACCCATCCACCCATCTACCCATCCACCCATCTACCCATCTACCCCCTCTCACCGCAGGGCCACAATCTTGATCGCATCGGGATGTCCGGGGTTGCCGTGAATGACCAGACTGCGCTGGTTAGCGTGGAGGTGGCGGGCGATCGCATAGATCGTCTCCACCTGGTCAGGGGCTCCCGCTGCGGCAGCCAGTTCACTTAGGGTTAACGGCCCTGAGCTTTGAGCCAGGGCATTGACCACGGCCTGCTGTAGATCGAGCACTCCGGCGGCAGCCAGCTTGCCCGCCTCAACTCCCGGCTGGTGGTAGGCGTTGATATTTACCAGCGAGGCATAAAAGCCCACCGCCCGCTCGTACAGCGCGATCATAGCCCCTACCGTGTGGGCATTGACTTCAGGGATTGTAAGGGTGATGGACTGGCGCTGGTTTTCGTAGAGGGCTTTGCGGGTGCCTTGCAAAAAGCCAAAGAGAAAATCGCCGCTGGTGGCACCGGGCTCCATCTCCACCGAATCGCCAGATCGGTCTTTCAATACTTCAATGAAAGTGACGAAGAAGCTGGCCACCCCTTCGCGCAGTTGCTGCACGTAGGCATGCTGGTCGGTAGAGCCTTTGTTGCCATAGACGGCAATGCCTTGGTAGACCAGGTTGCCATCCAGGTCTTTTTCCTTGCCCAATGACTCCATCACCAGCTGTTGCAGGTAACGGCTAAATAGCAGCAGGCTGTCCTTGTAAGGCAGCACCACCATGTCTTTTTCACCCTTGCCGTTGCCCGCGTAATACCAGGCTAAAGCGATTAGGGCAGCGGGGTTGCGGCGCAGATCGGGCACGCGGGTAGCCGCATCCATCTCGCGTGCGCCACCGAGAATGGAGCGAATGCTAATGTTCTGCAGAGCGGCAGGTAGCAGCCCCACCGCCGATAGCTCAGAGGTGCGGCCCCCCACCCAGTCACGCATGGGGAAAGTAGCCAGCCAGCCCTCGCTGAGGGCCTGGTTTTCGAGCTTGCTGCCCCGCCCGGTAATGGCGACGGCCTGCTTGGGAAAGTTTAGCCCCCGCTGCTCAAATCGGGTGCGCACTTCGACCATACCGTTGCGGGTTTCGGCGGTGCCCCCCGACTTAGAGGTAACGATCACCAGGGTGGTGGACAACTTGTCTTCCAGTCGGGCAAGAATGCGATCGATGCCCTCGGGATCAGTATTGTCAATAAAGTGAATCGCCAGGGGTGGAAAATCTGGCCCTAGGGCCTGGGCTACAAACTGCGGCCCCAAAGCCGAGCCACCAATGCCAATGGAGAGGACCTCGGTGAAACGTTCTTGACCAGGGGGGTAGATGCCGCCGGTACGCACCTGACTGGCGAACTGCTCAATGCTGGTCAACGTATCGAGAATATCTTGCTTGAGTTCGGGGGTAGGGGCTAGGTCGGCATCGCGCAGCCAGTAGTGGCCCACCATGCGGTCTTCGTCGGGGTTGGCGATCGCCCCAGCTTCCAGCGCAGCCATATCGGCAAAGGCTTTCGCAAAGCGGGGTTGCATGTCAGCGACAAAGGCATCATCAAAACCCATGCGGCTGACATCTAGGTAAAAGCCCAGACCTTCGTGGTAGTAGAGCCAGTCTTTATAGCGTTGCCAAAGGGCGGCTGCATCCATCCTGTCACTCCTCGGTCTAAACCGTATTCACTAACGTCCTGAGGTGCAGTTTAGGATAGGACGGCCACCGCTACAAAAAGGGTGGCTAAACATACAGCTTAGTCTTGGCAAGGCACCATGAAGGCGATCGCCCTATCCATCAGCTTCTAAGCCGCCGCTTTGGCCGCCCGCAGACGGCTTGAGAGGCTACGAATCACCTCTAGGGCAAACAGCGGCGTCTCTTGTACTAAAAACTTAAAGTGAGCCTTGTCTACTAGAGCCAGACGACAGTCGGTCTTAGCCACCGCCGTAGAGGCCCGCACATGGGGAATTTGCACCAGCGCCCCTTCACCAAATACGTCGCCAGTAAAAATGGTTTCGAACACACGGCCATTGACCCAAAGATCAACCTCTCCCTGAATGACGCCGTACATACAATCTCCTGAGGAACCCACCTCAAAGATCGTATCCCCAGCCCCAAAGTCTTGATGGCTAGGGGTCGTCATCAACAGTTCAACAACCTGAATCGGTTTTAGCATAGGTTAGCTTTGCTCCCGGGTGTTGTCCCCAAATCAGCGCCCCTGCTCTCGCTCTGGATGGGTTCTACCAGGGCACAGCGGTTCTCTCATGGGCTGCCGCAATTCTATAGCCAGATCGTCTTGGATGGGTTAGCCGCACTTTAAGTCTCTTTTTTGCTGCTCAGCACTCCGGCTATAAGTCAAGCCTTGGAAACGCTGATATTGTTTTAGTCGGATACTGTATGGTCTTGATTGAAAGATAAGGACTATAGAGACATGGCTAATAGACAGACTCGAGGTCGAGCGGTGAATTCCGCAGGTGGATTCGCGAGAGACTTTAAGGAGTTTCTCATGCGCGGCAATGTCATTGACCTAGCTGTCGCTGTGATCATTGGCGCAGCTTTCAATGCTGTGGTCACCTCGTTTATCGAAGACATCATCACCCCTGTTCTGCTGAATCCGGCGCTACGGGCGGCAGGGGTAGAGGATATTGCCAACCTCTCTGCTAACGGCATCAAATACGGTTTGTTTCTCGCCGCTGTCATCAACTTTGTGGTGATATCGTTTGTGATCTTCTTGATGATCCGCGCCTTTGAGAAATTAAAGCGGAAAGATGACGCTGAGGCAGCAGCAGAACCCACCATCGAAGAAAAGCTCAACGACACCTTGACTCGGCTCGCCACTTATCTCGAAAGCCGCCCCTAACGGTAGAGCGCGCCCCCAAAAAATCGGATTTCTCAGGGCAGAGGCAGTATTCAGTCAGAGCCGCTATAGTAAGGGCTAACTACCAGCATCTGCCCTGATTGCCATGCCATCCCAACGCCAAAAGCAGCTCATCGAGTTTCTTCAGACCGAACTAGCGGTGTCCTCTGAGGCGATCGCCATGGGATTGCGCAAGGCAGGGCAAGCCACAAACTTACTGCCCATGGCACTGTGGCAATACGGCTTGGTCAGCACCGATCAGCTCAGCCAAATCTTTGACTGGCTTGAGGAAGTTGGCCCTGCTGCTCCATAGGCCTTGGGTATCTAACTAGAAATAGGAGTTAATCTCCTAAAATTCATCGTCGCTGTAGGTCATGGACGACTCGTTATCTCGGCGAGAGCCCAGCAAGTCTAAGCGATCTACTCGCACAACCGGCTTCGAACGTGCCGTGCCGCTAGAGCGATCCTGCCAATGGTCTAGCTTCAGTGCACCGCTTATACCAATCAAACTGCCCTTGCGCACGTAGTTGGCCGCCACCTCGGCGTTTTTACCCCATAGTTCGAGGTTGAACCAGTCAGGCTTATCGTCTCGGCTCGACCGTCGCCGCACCGCTAGGGTCAAGTTGCACACCACCGTACCCGACTCAAAATATTTCACCTCTGGGTCAGTGCCCACACGGCCTACCAGAGTTACCACATTAATCGTCATTGCTGATTGCCCAACACTTGTTCCAGCATTGTAGGCGAAACCTCAAGCATCCGTCAGGAACACTGCGGCGATCAATCCCGTCATGGGGGAGGCTATGCATCTTTTATATTGGCGAGGTCACCCTCAGCGTTTAGGGCCTACTGCTTCAGTCAGTTTAACGCCTTTAGAAATGCCCCTTGGCTTTTCCCCCTACCGATAAATATTTGATTACTAGACGCACTGATACGAAACGTAATAGAATCCACTTCGATGTAAACGTCAGCCCCTAGGGGTGTGCCTTAGCATTAGTTCACTGTCTTTTCTTGATGTAGGGGCGTTATTGCCTGTGGCTTTCTTCGACAGATTTTCTCGCGATATGGGTATTGACCTCGGTACGGCCAATACTCTGGTGTACGTCTCCGGCAAGGGGGTCGTACTGCAAGAGCCTTCCGTAGTGGCCATTGACCAGGTTGAAAAGAAACCCCTGGCAGTTGGGGAAGAAGCTAAGCGCATGCTGGGTCGTACCCCTGGCAACGTCGTGGCCCTGCGCCCGCTGCGAGACGGTGTCATCGCCGACTTCGACACCGCCGAGCTAATGCTTAAGCACTTTATTCGTCAGGTGCACGAGGGCCGCACCCTAGTATCGCCGCGCATCGTGATCGGCATTCCCAGCGGAGTTACGGGGGTTGAACGGCGCGCGGTTATGGATGCCGCCCAGCAGGCTGGAGCCCGCACCGTATACCTAATTGACGAGCCGGTGGCCGCTGCCATAGGGGCAGGTCTACCCGTCGCCGAACCCACCGGCAACATGATTGTGGATATTGGCGGTGGCACCACAGAGGTAGCCGTGCTGAGCTTGCAAGGCACCGTGCTGAGCGAGTCAGTGCGCGTAGCCGGAGACGAACTTAGCGAAGCCATCTCCAGCTACATGAAGAAGGTGCACAACCTCGTAGTTGGGGAACGCACTGCCGAAGAAATCAAAATCACTATTGGGTCAGCCTACCCCAACCCCGATGACCACGAGATTGCTATGGATGTGCGGGGTCTACACCTGCTGTCTGGTTTGCCCCGCACCGTAACGGTCAAGAGTGCCGAAATTCGCGAGAGCATGGCTGAGCCGCTTTCGGTTATCGTCGAAGCTGTTAAGCGCACCCTAGAGCGCACTCCACCTGAACTTGCTGCTGACATCATCGATCGCGGCATCATGCTGGCTGGCGGTGGGGCATTGCTCAAAGGGTTAGACACCTTAATTAGCCACGAAACCGGCATATTAGTGCACGTGGCGGCTGATCCTCTGAGTTGTGTGGTGCTGGGCACTGGGCGAGTACTAGAGAACTTTAGCCAAATGGGCCGAGTTTTCAGCGGGCGATCGAGCCTGTAGGGCATCTCCAGAGTCATCATCTACCCAGAACCTATGTTTGCTCTACGCCGCTGGTGGACACGTAATGCCCTCAAAGCGGGAATGGTTACCCTGGCCATTTCCTCCGCTTGGCTAATTCGGGCCAATGATGGTGCCGTTATTTACGAAACCTATCACTGGTTAACCCGGCCTCTACAGCCGGGCATGAGCCGAGAGCAGCAGTTCGAAAATAGCTATATCCTTGAGCTTCAGCAACGCATTGTGGAGCTAGAGAACCAAAATCGGTCTCTACAAACCCTGAATGACTATGAAGCCACCAATCCCCTGGATGGGGTGCGGGCAACGGTAATCGGACGCGGAGCCGACCACTGGTGGCAGCACGTTGTTCTCAACCGGGGCAGCCGTAACGATGTGGCAACTGGGCATATAGTGACCGGCCCAGGCGGGTTGATTGGCCGGGTAGTAGCGGTTTCTCCCAGCACTTCACGAGTATTGTTAATTAGTGACCCCACCAGCCGAGTGGGGGCCAAGGTCAGCCGCAGCCGGGCCATGGGGGTGGTGAGAGGGCAATCTAACAACCGAGTGGTCATGGAGTTTTTCGAAAAACTCCCCGACGTTAAAGCCGGTGACGTAATTGTTACTTCCTCCTACAGCCGCCTGTTTCCCCAAGACATTCCCATCGGACGCATCGAATCCATCGATCTAACCAAGAGCCCGGCTCCAGAAGCAGTCATTCAAGTATCGTCGCCCCTATCGATCCTAGAGTGGGCTATTATCCATCCCTTTGAACCGCAGGAAACGGTGGATTTACCCGTGCTGCCGGGGGCAACGCCTGAAAATGGTCTTGTCCCCGAAAGCGGCGATGGAGCTCAGCCATGACCCTAGGGGTAAGAGCATCGTCGTTGCCCCTATGGCGTCAGCCTTGGGTGATCAATAGCCTAGTCACGGCAGCGTCGGTGCTGGTCTGCCTGCTGCTACTGCCCAGTCGCATACCGGGGATGGAACTGCTGGGGGTAGCCCCTCACTGGTTGCTAGTTTGGGTAGTGGCCTGGAGCATTAAGCGCACCCAGTGGGAGGCCGCTATAGCCGGCCTGGTGCTGGGCCTATTGCAGGATGCGATGACCTCCCCTAACCCAACCCACACCCTTAGCTTGATTGTGGTTGGCGTATTAACGGCAAGGCTACAAAAGCAGCGCTACCTCCAGGAAGACATTGTCTCGGTAGCGCTGATTGTATTCGCAATGGCGGTCATTGCAGAAACAGTGCTGGCGCTGCAAATTAGTTTTGATCAGCTTTTATCGGCCAATTCGCTTTACCCACCCCTGGGCAGAATCTGGATATATCACCAGCGGGTAGCGCTGAGCTCCGCTATTTTGAGTAGTCTATGGGCTCCAGCGCTTTACTATCCCCTCAACCACTGGTGGGAGCGCTATGTCGCTGAGCCTTAGAGGATGGATGGGCAGTAGGCGATCGCAGCTGCTGAGCACCCCATCTTTTCAAATAGCTGCCTTAATCAATCCCGAACCGTCCAGGCCGCTAAGGCAGCCTAGACGATTCGTATGATTAGGTATTTAGGACAGGTTCCTGGATGAAAATTGCCTAGGCACACCCGCCTAAGGTGACTCGCTGCTGAAGTTTTTGGCAGGCTGTCCACAAATCGGGCAGTAGATGGGTAGGACGAAACCCCTGGAGATAGCTGCTGCTGCGAATGCCGCAGGTAACGGCAACTGTTTCTATGCCAAGGGTCTGGCCAGCCATGATGTCGGCTTCGGTATCACCAACCATCCAGCTTTGACGGAGGTCATAGCCCTGGCGTTGCTGGGTGGCGATCGCCGCCCCCAGCCGCTCCACCTTATGATTCGCCTGGTTGCTGTAGGCGGCGTCTAACTGGGGCATGCCGTAGAGATCGCTAACGGCCCAGCGGAGATCGTGCTGGTCTAGAAAGTCCATCACCTGATCGGGGGGACGGAGGGTGACCAGCACCACTCGCACCCCGCACTGGCGCAGTAAATCGAGTGCTTCTCTAGCTTGGGGCTGCACCCGATCGCGATCGAGCAAAGCTGCATGGTTAACGATGCGACTGACCTGCGCCAGAAAGGCATCGATAGTTGCACCTTCTAGCCCAGACCAATGGGCGATCTGCCGGTCGGGAACCCGGTTTTGCTTAAAGGTCCAAAACTGTGACTTTGACAGATAGCGAATGGTGACTGGGTAACCCTCTGCTTGGGCAGTCGCCTGCACCCAATCTAGCCCTTGGCGATACGTGGCGTAGTAACGCTCAGACACATCGGCGATGGGGCCGTCAAAATCGCAAAAAAGAGTGATCGCAGACATAGACTTCAGAGACTCCTCACCGCTGGCGGCGAACTCGCATTAAGCAAAATCCGACATCAGTTTTATTAATAATTTCTTTACAAAAATCAAAGTACGTTTACTTTAGCAACCTAAATGCAAAATGACCACTGCACGAACTCGAGATTGTAGCCTTCTCATTCATAGAGGGTCTCATGGAACCTTCACACGGCTTCAGATAGAGGATTCATGCTGAGAGTAGAGACACCAGCTTCAAAAAGCCCACAGCTATAAATAGGAAATTTTTGCATTTTTGAAACGATTTAGCCGTTTTTGTGGTTTTTATCGAGCCTATTGCGATAACGGGGCAAGTAAGGGGCGTATTTGGGGTTCCCAACTGATTAGCTGCGATCGCGCCGAAGTGACCAAGTCGGTGCTGATTATTGCCCAGGTATCGCTGATGTTGCTAGCGATCGCCTCGACTTCGGTCATAGGCGTTACTTGTCCGTAGGTTTGTTACCCAGAAGCGTCCCGTTCTACAACCAAGGTGACAGGCCCGTCGTTGTGAATTTCGACTTGCATCATCGCGCCAAATTGGCCGGTCTCTACCCGCAGCTCGCTGGTTCTAAGCAGCGCCACAAAGTCGTTGTACAGCGCTTCTGCCTGGGCGGGTGGGGCGGCTCCATCGAAGGAAGGTCGGCGCCCCTTGCGGCAGTCGCCGTAGAGGGTGAACTGGCTCACCACCAAAATTTCGCCCTGAATATCTTGAACTGAGAAATCCCAGCGCTCGCTGTCCGGTGACGGAAACAGCCGTAAATCGAGACACTTGCGCGCCATCCAGGTCAGTTCGGCAACGGTGTCGGTAGGCGCAATGCCCACCAGCAGGTTGAGCCCTGCACCAATTTTCCCCACGATCTGCCCATCTACGGTGACGCTAGAGGCCGTCACCCGCTGCACTACGACTCGCACGACGCCTGGGGCGAAAATTTCTGCTGCCACACGGTGCGAATGCGATCAGCGGCCTCAGTCATCTCTGCCTCGCTGGGGGGCTTACCCAGGGTACGAAACACCTGCAGCTCTAGGCCCTTAAGCCCCAGTTCCTCAGGGTGGCAACCGTCTGGGTAGCGGGGTTGCAGCACAAAGTGAACGTGGTACGGCGGCTGATCAACCCAGAGGCTAACGTAAACTCGCTCAGCCTCCATAGCCAGGGCGATCGCCTCTGACATCTGCTGCAAAAACGGCCCCATCGAGGCCGACTCGGCCATCGACAGCTCCCACAGGTTTTCGCGGTGGGTGCGAGTTTTAACCACCACCGACCCCAAGCCGTAGGGGCCAACGCAATGGTCAGCGACCCACCAGGGGTTCTCTGCAATGGTGCCACCGGGCACCAGCTGTGCGCCCGCCAATATCTGACAGGCGAGACAGTCGATATGCAGTTGCGCTCCTTTGTCGGTCATAGCCTAAGCCTCCTGCTGACGGGGAACGAGGCAACGTAGAAAAGAGGGTACAGGTCCAAAGATTGAGTCAGACCCTAAACCCTAAACCAGACGCCCTAGACCTTGACCAGCACCTGATCGCCCTCAACCTTTGCCTCAAAGGTCTCTAGCGGCTCCCGCGCAGGGCCAGAGTCAACGGTGCCGTCTGAGTTGAAGTTACTAGCGTGGCAGGGGCAGGCAAACAGCTTTTGTTCACTATTCCAAGCCACGGTACAGCCAGCGTGGGTGCAGACCGCACTCACGGCGATTAGAGCATCGGAAGCGTTGGGGTCGCGGATGACCGCTAGATTCTTGCCCTGAAAATTCTCATTGGCAAGGCTGCCCTGGGCATCTAGATCAGCTACGGAGCCGAGGGGGACAAACTCACCATCGGCTCCCGACCCTGCTTCAGAGGTGGAGTCAGACTGGCAGGCTGCGATCGCCACCGGCAACGAGCTAGCCAGCAGCCCAAGCGCCAGCAGATTGTTAAACTCTCGACGCTTCATAGACTCTGTTTTCCTCTATTTACCAAACCCCTGACCTCGCTTTGGCGAGGGAATGCCCAGGCAGGCGTTGAGCTGTTCGCGCAGGGTGTCGTGGTCTAGCCCCTGGCCAATCAGCACCAGCTGGTTCTTGGGTTCGCCCTTCCACTGGTCATCGTCGAGCGAAAAGCGCTTGCCGCTGAGGTGAAAGATGTGGCGCTTAGGGCTTTCGTCAAACCAGAGAATGCCCTTGGCGCGAAACACCGACTCGGGCAGCAGGTTATCGAGAAAATGCTGAAACTTGCGAATGGCAAAGGGGCGATCGCTAGCAAACGACAGCGACGTAAACCCATCGATGGCTAAGTGGTCAGAGTGGTGACCGTGGGCATGACCGTGATCGTCGTGGTCGTGCTCACAGTGGCCATGGTCGTGGTCACAATTGGCGTGGTCATGGGTCTCGTGGTCGTGGTGGTCGTGCCCGTGATGGTCGTGGTCGTGCTCGGCCTCAGCGCTGTCGCTGCCAAAATATTTATCCGACTCAAACAGCCCCACGCTGAGAATCAGCGGCAGGGGCACCTGCGACTTGGTGGTGCGGAGGATTCTAGCGCCCTCTTTGACGTCGCGAATCTTGACTTCTAACAGATCAAGATCGGCGTCATCGACCAGGTCGGCCTTGTTGAGCAGAATAATGTCGCCGTAGGCAATCTGGTTATGGGCGGCCTGACTGTTGAAGAGGTCCAGGCTGTAGTTTTCGGCATCGACTACGGTGACGATGGAGTCGAGTCGGGTCATGTCGCGCAGCTCGGTGCCCAAAAATGTCAGCGCAATGGGTAAGGGGTCAGCTAACCCGGTCGTTTCAACCACCAAATAGTCAATTTTGTCCTGGCGCTCCAGCACTTTGTATACCGCTTCCATCAGGTCGTTGTTGATGGTGCAGCAGATGCAGCCATTGCTGAGTTCGACCATGGTGTCGTCGCTGTTTTCGGTGGCGATCAGCAGGTCGTTGTCGATGCCAATTTCGCCAAACTCGTTCACCAGTACAGCGGTTTTGAGCCCTTCTTGGTTGGCCAAGATGTGGTTGAGCAGGGTGGTTTTGCCGCTGCCCAAAAAGCCGGTAATGATCGTAACGGGCAGACCGTGTTTGATGTCATCCATGGCCTGGGGCTGGATGGGAGGCGCAGCGGTAGACATGGGTGCTCTCTGAACGCAAGGACATTTTCCATACTAGCGATGAATCTGGAGTCGTGGCGGTCAGGGTTGGGATTGTTTAGGTAAGGAAGTATGGCCCCGGCCAGTCTTTGACCGTCGCGCCGCCCAAACCAGTACAATTGCATTGATTCGTTCTTAGCAACGACCTATGACCCTCGCCCCCGACGCCCTACCCCGCTGCAGCTGGGTGCACCACAACGACCCAATTGAAATCGCCTATCACGATACTGAGTGGGGGGTGCCACTACACTGCGATCGCAAGCATTTCGAGTTCATCATTCTCGATGGCTTTCAGGCCGGGCTGAGCTGGATCACGATTTTGCGCAAGCGTGAGAACTTTCGCGCCGCCTTTGATGGCTTTGACCCTGCGATCGTCGCTGCCTACGACGAGAACAAACACCAAGAGCTTTTACAAAACACGGGCATTGTGCGCAACCGGCTCAAAATTGCCGCCGCTACCCTCAACGCCCAGGCGTTTCTCAAGGTGCAAGAAACTTTCGGCAGCTTCGATCGCTACATTTGGCAATTTGTCGAAGGCGAAACCGTGCAGAATGCTTGGCCGACCCTAGCTGATGCCCCGACTCGCACCACCGCCTCGGACGCCATGAGCAAAGACCTCAAACAGCGCGGCTTTAAGTTCGTTGGCACCACCATTTGCTACGCCTACATGCAGGCAGCAGGCATGGTCAACGACCACACCACAGACTGCTTTCGCCATCAGGAATTGGCCTCATGACTCAGCCAACCTCCGCTGGAAGCGTAGTAAAGAACGAAGCTGTAAATAGTCGGTTACAGTACCTAGCTCTGCCAATGTTGAGACAGTCAGCTTACGCATCCTGCGCGTTGACAATACCGTCGTATTCATCTGAATAAACGTATTTTCCGGTCTCACACCCTTCAACAAAAGCAGCAAACCACAAGTCAAAATTATCAGCTTTAACTTCTCGTGTTGCCTCATCATGCCAAAAGTCAATAATTTGGCCAACACAGCCTCCCTTGGCAGGATTTAGATCCAAACAATCGTGATTGCCTGAACCATCATGTGTTATCGGAATCCATTTAGCGTTCCACCAATCGTCTTTAACTGGTCCACGAGGATCGCTTTTATAATCATTGAAATCGCCGCTATCGAGCAGGTCCTTCCAAACTTTCCACTCATCCTGAATGCGTTCTAACGAAAGAAACTCTCGTGCGTCAATAAAACCATCTGCGTAGTCGACTTGCCCATTATGAATGCGATAAGCGGCTTTAAAATCATCAGGAAATTGAATCGATAAAAACGCTTCGGTTTGGATAATTTGTTCTTCTGTTGCGCCAGATTGCAATGTTTCCAAAAGTGCGGGCGCGTTGATAGTGAGCCACGCCTCAAGCCGATTCCATAAATCTTGCATAACGTTCGCATCCATACGCTTGGCTTAGTGATCAAAGTTTGCTTCACTGTTGACACCTAGCTCCGGCTTAAACGATGGAGGATCGCGATCCCTAACACCCGAGAAAG
This window harbors:
- a CDS encoding rod shape-determining protein, whose translation is MAFFDRFSRDMGIDLGTANTLVYVSGKGVVLQEPSVVAIDQVEKKPLAVGEEAKRMLGRTPGNVVALRPLRDGVIADFDTAELMLKHFIRQVHEGRTLVSPRIVIGIPSGVTGVERRAVMDAAQQAGARTVYLIDEPVAAAIGAGLPVAEPTGNMIVDIGGGTTEVAVLSLQGTVLSESVRVAGDELSEAISSYMKKVHNLVVGERTAEEIKITIGSAYPNPDDHEIAMDVRGLHLLSGLPRTVTVKSAEIRESMAEPLSVIVEAVKRTLERTPPELAADIIDRGIMLAGGGALLKGLDTLISHETGILVHVAADPLSCVVLGTGRVLENFSQMGRVFSGRSSL
- a CDS encoding DUF2949 domain-containing protein — protein: MPSQRQKQLIEFLQTELAVSSEAIAMGLRKAGQATNLLPMALWQYGLVSTDQLSQIFDWLEEVGPAAP
- a CDS encoding Bax inhibitor-1/YccA family protein, with protein sequence MSNTSNFREAISKAKGQTLIGPNVIKNALPYVGGGLILTALGSFGGLSVMATNPAIFMPTFWVAFVAQLVLFFVAMNVASKGNNSTALPLLATYSLLTGYTLSGLLAVALGTSGVGVTGIGFAALSCGVVFIAARQIGSNLSEEDGFALTRTIGIGVVAVLIAVVGQFIFAMFGGPIPQFLDIAISAFGVLVFCGASVVDFFILPRTYKDEQYLSAALSMYLTYINLFVFILRLLIAINRD
- a CDS encoding Crp/Fnr family transcriptional regulator, which produces MLKPIQVVELLMTTPSHQDFGAGDTIFEVGSSGDCMYGVIQGEVDLWVNGRVFETIFTGDVFGEGALVQIPHVRASTAVAKTDCRLALVDKAHFKFLVQETPLFALEVIRSLSSRLRAAKAAA
- the mreC gene encoding rod shape-determining protein MreC — protein: MFALRRWWTRNALKAGMVTLAISSAWLIRANDGAVIYETYHWLTRPLQPGMSREQQFENSYILELQQRIVELENQNRSLQTLNDYEATNPLDGVRATVIGRGADHWWQHVVLNRGSRNDVATGHIVTGPGGLIGRVVAVSPSTSRVLLISDPTSRVGAKVSRSRAMGVVRGQSNNRVVMEFFEKLPDVKAGDVIVTSSYSRLFPQDIPIGRIESIDLTKSPAPEAVIQVSSPLSILEWAIIHPFEPQETVDLPVLPGATPENGLVPESGDGAQP
- the mscL gene encoding large conductance mechanosensitive channel protein MscL, which gives rise to MANRQTRGRAVNSAGGFARDFKEFLMRGNVIDLAVAVIIGAAFNAVVTSFIEDIITPVLLNPALRAAGVEDIANLSANGIKYGLFLAAVINFVVISFVIFLMIRAFEKLKRKDDAEAAAEPTIEEKLNDTLTRLATYLESRP
- a CDS encoding glucose-6-phosphate isomerase yields the protein MDAAALWQRYKDWLYYHEGLGFYLDVSRMGFDDAFVADMQPRFAKAFADMAALEAGAIANPDEDRMVGHYWLRDADLAPTPELKQDILDTLTSIEQFASQVRTGGIYPPGQERFTEVLSIGIGGSALGPQFVAQALGPDFPPLAIHFIDNTDPEGIDRILARLEDKLSTTLVIVTSKSGGTAETRNGMVEVRTRFEQRGLNFPKQAVAITGRGSKLENQALSEGWLATFPMRDWVGGRTSELSAVGLLPAALQNISIRSILGGAREMDAATRVPDLRRNPAALIALAWYYAGNGKGEKDMVVLPYKDSLLLFSRYLQQLVMESLGKEKDLDGNLVYQGIAVYGNKGSTDQHAYVQQLREGVASFFVTFIEVLKDRSGDSVEMEPGATSGDFLFGFLQGTRKALYENQRQSITLTIPEVNAHTVGAMIALYERAVGFYASLVNINAYHQPGVEAGKLAAAGVLDLQQAVVNALAQSSGPLTLSELAAAAGAPDQVETIYAIARHLHANQRSLVIHGNPGHPDAIKIVALR
- a CDS encoding single-stranded DNA-binding protein, translating into MTINVVTLVGRVGTDPEVKYFESGTVVCNLTLAVRRRSSRDDKPDWFNLELWGKNAEVAANYVRKGSLIGISGALKLDHWQDRSSGTARSKPVVRVDRLDLLGSRRDNESSMTYSDDEF